The proteins below are encoded in one region of Sphingobacterium sp. R2:
- a CDS encoding 4-hydroxyproline epimerase produces MKKTFFCIDSHTCGCPVRLVAGGAPLLAGNSMMERRLHFIRDYDWIRMGLMFEPRGHDMMSGSMLYPPFDPQNDIGVLYIETSGCLPMCGHGTIGTVTIAIEEGLVQPKVPGKLRLETPAGLVHIDYVQEGPKVKSVKLTNVKSFLYAEALTVDCPDLGNISVDVAYGGNFYGIIDPQTNFQDISFYSASQLIHYGKIIRQLLNEKYSFIHPEDANIHGLTHIQWTGNPKLSNSSGRNAVLVGDNALDRSPCGTGTSARMAQWYAKGKLKKGTEFIHESYIGSQFTGKIEAETSVDGRPAIVPSIEGWARITGYNTIFLDDEDPYFGGFQVI; encoded by the coding sequence ATGAAGAAAACTTTTTTTTGTATTGATTCGCATACCTGTGGTTGTCCCGTGCGATTGGTAGCCGGGGGAGCCCCGTTATTAGCGGGAAATTCCATGATGGAGCGCAGATTACATTTTATACGTGACTACGATTGGATCCGTATGGGATTGATGTTTGAGCCAAGAGGGCACGACATGATGAGCGGAAGTATGCTTTATCCCCCCTTTGATCCGCAAAATGATATCGGTGTCCTTTACATTGAGACCAGCGGCTGTCTGCCGATGTGTGGACATGGAACGATCGGCACCGTGACGATTGCCATTGAGGAGGGGCTCGTTCAACCTAAAGTTCCCGGAAAATTAAGGCTGGAAACTCCGGCTGGACTTGTACATATCGATTATGTTCAAGAGGGACCTAAGGTGAAAAGTGTAAAGCTTACGAACGTCAAATCCTTTTTATATGCTGAAGCCTTAACGGTCGATTGCCCGGATCTAGGCAACATCAGCGTCGATGTGGCCTACGGTGGAAACTTCTACGGTATTATTGATCCGCAGACTAATTTTCAAGATATCAGTTTTTATTCGGCCAGCCAGCTCATTCATTATGGAAAAATAATCCGGCAGCTGCTGAACGAAAAATATTCTTTTATTCATCCCGAAGATGCCAATATCCATGGGTTGACACACATCCAATGGACGGGCAATCCAAAGCTTTCAAATTCATCCGGACGCAATGCGGTACTGGTTGGCGACAATGCATTGGACCGTTCACCATGTGGTACAGGCACATCAGCCCGTATGGCACAGTGGTATGCAAAGGGAAAACTCAAAAAAGGAACCGAATTTATACATGAAAGCTATATAGGTTCGCAATTTACCGGTAAAATTGAAGCGGAGACATCCGTGGATGGTCGGCCGGCTATTGTCCCATCGATCGAAGGATGGGCACGCATAACGGGCTATAATACCATTTTTTTGGATGATGAAGATCCTTATTTTGGCGGTTTTCAGGTGATTTAA
- a CDS encoding dihydrodipicolinate synthase family protein yields MAQFKWEGIYPAMLSPFDENGNLDFDMFGKNIEAQLDGGVHGLIIAGSLGEASVLSTEEKYDLLTYALKLVDGRVPVLLNIAENTTAAAIKVAQTSEELGADGLMLLPPMRYRADDREAVAYFRAVAQSTKLPILIYNNPVDYSTYVSLDMFEELLLEPNIQAVKESTRDLTNITRLKNRFGDRLKIMAGVDTLGLESLMLGADGLVAGLVDAFPRETVVMYDLVKAGEYSKAVEIYRWFMPLLELDIHPKLVQYIKLAATAEGISTPYTRAPRLPLIGEEEQRVKKIIADSIATRPQL; encoded by the coding sequence ATGGCACAATTTAAATGGGAAGGAATTTACCCTGCAATGTTATCTCCATTTGATGAAAATGGAAATTTGGATTTTGATATGTTTGGTAAAAACATTGAAGCACAATTGGATGGAGGTGTTCACGGTCTAATTATCGCTGGATCGTTGGGAGAGGCAAGTGTTTTAAGTACGGAAGAAAAATATGATTTATTGACATATGCGTTGAAACTTGTCGATGGACGTGTACCTGTGTTGCTAAATATTGCAGAAAATACAACCGCTGCTGCGATCAAAGTAGCTCAGACCAGTGAAGAGTTGGGCGCAGATGGCTTGATGTTATTGCCACCGATGCGCTATAGAGCAGATGACAGAGAGGCCGTTGCTTATTTCCGTGCTGTTGCACAAAGCACCAAACTTCCAATTCTAATCTATAATAACCCTGTTGACTATAGTACTTATGTGTCATTGGATATGTTTGAAGAACTCTTATTAGAACCAAATATTCAGGCGGTGAAAGAGTCTACACGCGATTTGACCAATATCACGCGTTTGAAAAATCGTTTTGGAGATCGATTAAAGATTATGGCTGGTGTAGATACATTAGGGCTCGAGTCTTTGATGTTAGGGGCTGATGGTTTAGTTGCTGGACTGGTCGACGCATTTCCAAGAGAAACCGTCGTCATGTACGATCTTGTAAAAGCTGGCGAGTACAGTAAAGCTGTAGAAATATACCGGTGGTTTATGCCTTTATTGGAATTGGATATCCATCCTAAATTGGTCCAATATATTAAATTGGCGGCGACGGCAGAAGGAATTTCAACACCCTATACACGCGCTCCTCGATTACCATTGATCGGTGAGGAAGAACAACGGGTGAAGAAAATTATTGCAGATTCAATCGCAACTAGACCACAACTATAG
- a CDS encoding aldehyde dehydrogenase (NADP(+)), with the protein MDRTENDIDYVVKQAEAGYQFLQKTDVTERAELMYAIAAEIEGLGEILIETAHLETALPLARLQGEKARTVNQWRRYADAVRTGLYSEARIDRDPNGQFDLRKYNKGLGPVVVFGASNFPFAFSTAGGDTASAIGAGCSVIIKAHPAHLKTSQLMADAIDRAVSKQGVPTGVFNHVVSDSFDTGQQLVRHSCVKAVAFTGSFHGGKALFDLGQSRTDPIPVFAEMGSVNPVFLLPDYLANNLEAFAKQYIASLLLGVGQFCTNPGVLVSVASQQLNRLKAELKKELQATATGKMLHAGILDSYNRLKEQMIQYDGVRILEEGQDNTAQEFAQAILLETDASEVLANPKLLDEVFGPFGLIISCADLNEMRQVMEQLAGQITITFAASTHDIGECQHLFALAQDRCGRLLFQGMPTGVEVQYAMQHGGPFPATTDARFTSVGPDAVKRFLRPFSFQNWPNEFLPKELQDGNPLQIDRLVNQQWTKA; encoded by the coding sequence ATGGATAGAACGGAAAATGATATTGATTACGTCGTAAAACAGGCGGAGGCTGGATATCAGTTTCTTCAGAAAACTGATGTCACTGAAAGAGCGGAATTAATGTATGCTATTGCCGCTGAGATTGAGGGATTGGGCGAAATATTGATTGAAACAGCTCATCTGGAAACGGCACTTCCTTTGGCAAGGCTGCAAGGGGAAAAGGCGAGAACTGTCAATCAGTGGCGTAGGTATGCCGATGCCGTCCGCACAGGTTTATACAGTGAAGCTCGGATAGATCGGGATCCAAATGGCCAATTTGATTTAAGGAAATATAACAAAGGACTCGGTCCCGTTGTCGTCTTTGGCGCAAGCAACTTTCCTTTTGCTTTTTCAACGGCAGGTGGGGATACAGCAAGTGCCATTGGTGCAGGCTGTTCGGTTATCATAAAAGCGCATCCCGCTCATCTTAAAACCTCGCAATTAATGGCTGACGCTATTGATCGTGCGGTTTCAAAACAGGGCGTTCCAACTGGTGTTTTTAATCATGTGGTGTCGGATTCTTTTGATACTGGGCAGCAGTTGGTTCGCCATAGCTGTGTGAAAGCGGTCGCATTTACAGGCTCTTTTCATGGCGGTAAAGCCTTGTTTGATCTTGGACAGTCAAGAACCGATCCTATTCCGGTATTTGCTGAAATGGGGAGCGTAAATCCGGTTTTTCTTTTACCGGATTACCTTGCTAACAATCTTGAAGCATTTGCAAAGCAATATATTGCCTCATTACTTTTAGGTGTTGGTCAATTTTGTACCAATCCAGGTGTTTTGGTAAGTGTCGCAAGCCAACAGCTGAATCGACTTAAAGCAGAGCTGAAAAAAGAACTTCAAGCTACCGCCACTGGTAAAATGCTGCACGCAGGAATTTTGGATAGCTACAACCGTTTAAAAGAGCAAATGATTCAATACGATGGTGTTCGTATATTGGAAGAAGGGCAGGATAATACAGCGCAAGAATTTGCGCAGGCAATCCTTCTAGAAACGGACGCAAGTGAAGTTTTGGCTAATCCTAAGTTATTGGATGAAGTCTTTGGACCTTTTGGGCTAATTATATCCTGTGCGGATCTCAACGAAATGAGACAGGTAATGGAGCAGCTTGCAGGGCAGATAACCATCACTTTCGCGGCATCGACGCATGATATTGGCGAATGTCAGCATCTTTTTGCGTTGGCACAGGATAGATGCGGAAGGCTTTTATTCCAGGGTATGCCAACGGGCGTGGAAGTACAATATGCGATGCAGCATGGTGGCCCTTTTCCAGCAACCACAGATGCGCGTTTCACTTCTGTCGGACCCGATGCCGTAAAGCGTTTCCTCCGACCTTTTAGCTTTCAGAATTGGCCAAATGAATTTTTACCTAAAGAATTGCAAGATGGAAATCCATTACAAATTGACCGTTTGGTCAATCAGCAATGGACAAAAGCATAA